The segment GTGGAGTCTCCCAGGTGCGTGGCCGCCTGCCAGCATTTCTCCAGCATCTCCAGTTCATGCCCGGCCTTGGGCTGTGCCAGAAGCTGGTAGCCCTCCAGGGCCAGCTCCCAGAGCTCCAGATCCTCCGCCACCTGGGCGGCGGCGCGCAGCGGTCCGTAGTTTCCGGTGGCGGCGGCCCGCTTGATGGCCGTCTTGAGCTGCACCTGGGCTTCGTTCATGTCTGGCTGCAGGCGGCTGGCTGCCAGCGCGCGCCACACGGCCAGCCCTTCCTCGCTCATGGGCAGGGTGTGCTGCCGCAGCACCTCGCTCATCTGCTGCCAGCGCCCGGCTTCTGCCAGGGACTGGATGGCGATGGGGAAGAGATCTTCGGACTTCAGCACGACCTCCCATGGGATCAGCCGCTCCAGCATTTCATGCTCGCGCTCGGCGGCCAGCCAGCGTGCCAGCACCAGCTTCACCTCCAGGCTGCTGCTCTGGTGCCGGGCCACGAGGTCCCCGATCTGGCTGCTGCGCTGCGCTGGCTCCAGCCGGAGCTGCGCGGAAAGCACCGCCAGCTGGTCCGCCAGTCCGGCCTCACGGTGTGCCTGCACCTTGTGCGCCAGCTCCTGCACCTGCGGTGGTGTCAGCCCGGGCTGCGCCACCAGGAAACGCATGGCCGCCAGTCCCGCTTTGTCTGTGCGCTCAGCCAGGGTCCACAGCCGTTCCATGCCTGAGGCACGCTGCACCGAGTGCACGCTCTCCGCATCCAGCACTGCTGCCCTGACGGCGGCCAGCGGATCATCCGCCGTGCGTTCGGCGGCCAGATGCTGCAGCTTGAGAGCCTGATCGTCTCCGCCTTCCTGCTGAAGGATGGCGGCCTTCAGTTCCAGGGCCTCCGGCGTGGCCTGCAGGTCTGCGGGCAGTTTTTCCAGAAGGGTGCGCGCCCCGGCCACATCGCCACTGCGCAGGCTGGCGCGCCCGGCCACCCACAGGTCCGCCGGCTCTCTCTGCCCGGCCTCGTGCAGCCGCCGCAGCGCCTGCAGCTGAAAGGCGGGATCCAGCCCCGTCTTGTCCAGATACTCCACCATCACACGCAGCAGTGTCAGGTCATCCGGCTCAGCCTCCCGGGCCTGGCGGATGTTTTCAGCCGCCACGGTCCAGTCCTGCCTGGAGATGGCCTCCCGCGCTGTCTTCAGCAGGCTGGCGCTGCTGGCATGAGTGCGTGCGTCCCAGGCCTTCTTTCCAAAGACAAGCGCCGCCACCAAGAGCACCAGCAGCACGCCGAGAAATTTGACCGAGCTGCCAAAGCCGCCGGGCAGGGTCATCTCTGTAGGCTCCCGGCGGGTGACGGCAGGTGCGGAGGTTTTGTCAGTTTCGTCAGCCATGGCGGTGGGGGTTATTCAGCTCCTGTGTTTTTGCGCTCGTCATCGTCATCATCGCCACCGCCGTAGCCCAGCACCTCGACGGTGATGATGGAGGGCAGCTCCTGGCGCGGCAGCGGCTGCTGCGTCTGCGCGGCAGACTGTGCCATGGAGGCATTGGCGGTGGCGGCGCCCGCGCTGGCGGCGGAGCTGACCGCGCCCATGTTTGGCGCGGAGACCGAGGCCACCGGAGTGCCGGAGGTGGTGCCGCCGGCGACGATGTTGCTGGAGTTCAGCACCTGCACGGCGGCGATGTTCAGATTTCCCGTGGCGCGGATGCCGGCATCGCCTGCATCCACCACACCCACGGGCGCAATGAGGTCCACGCTTCCCGGCGGCACACCTTTCACGGAGGCCAGCACGCCGATGCCGCCGCCCGTGGCCAGGCCTGCGAGGTCGGTGGCCACATTGGCGCTCTGCGGGTCCACGATCACGCGAGTGGGCGGCGCGGCCTGCACCGTCTTGGAAGAGGCCCCGGCGGCGATGTCTCCCGTGCTGGACCAGATGGTGATGTCCCCGCCTTTGAGTGTGAAAATACGCGAGATGCCGAGGTTCACGCTGTCTTTGGCAAAGACGGAGACGCTGCCGCCGGAATCGGTGATGATGCCCGGCGGGGTGAGCGGAGAGCCGATCACGCTGCTGGCCAGCTGCAGACCGCCGCCGGGGGCCAGCAGGCTGATGTCTCCGCCATTGAGCGTGCGGATGTCGCGCGACTGGGTGTTGATGCTGCCGCTCCAGGTGGTACTGGGAAAGAGCGCGGCGATGGCCGCAAAACCCTGCGCGTAGCTGCGGTAGCCTGCGCTGTCCGGATCATTGTAGTCACGCCCGGTGTCCCGCAGCACGCGGTAAAAGATGGCCAGCGCCAGCTTTTTCTGCGTCTCGGCGGGCAGCAGGGAGAAGGATGTGGCGGTGAGCGGCGCGCCCGGAGTGGGAGACACCTCGGCCAGATACTTGGCTCCAGCCGGGCTGAGTACAAAGCCGCTGATGAAGGCGGAGAAATCCATCCCGCTGCCGGTCAGGCTGGTGGCCGCGCCCACGCCTGCTCCGGCGATGATGCTGGCTCCGGCGTAGGGAAGGTAGGGATTGCGTGTGTTGCCGATGCTGGTGATCCCCGCGCCGGTGCCGTTGCTGTTCGTGGCGCCGCTGCCCAGATCCAGATTCCGGCCCGCCAGCACCTCCAGCGTGCCACCGCCGCCGATCTGGATGTCTCCGGCCAGAGGCACCGCGCCCAGCGCGCTGGCAGTGGAGACCACGATATTGCCCGTCTGCGCCGCCAGCAGCCGCAGCGCTGAGCTGGCGTTGTAGGCGCTGATGTCGCGGCCTGCGGCCACGATGCTGGTGTCCTGTGTGCTGGTGTTTTGCAGGTAGAGGGAGACATCGGTGATGTCCCGCGCCGCATAGATCTGGCTCACCTTGGGGGAGAAGAGCATCAGCCCGGAGATGTCCCCTCCGGCGGCGTAGAGCCTGATGGGCTGGGAGTCGCCCGCATGCAGCAGGCCGGCCTTGTGCAGTGTCTGGCGTGCCTCCACCGTGGTGCCGCTGGTGGCGCCGGTCTCGCTGAAGAGCTGGTCGATGGAGGAGAGAAAGCTGCTGCGCGTGGTGGCCGCCTGGGCGGTGACAGTTCCTACCACCGCCTGGTAGGCAAACGGGGTGTTCACTCCCGGCAGGGACTGAGGATTGGCGTCAGACACATTGATGGAGGCCGCGCCCCAGGCGGTGTAAAAAGTGCCTGTCACGGGGGAATACAGGCCGTTGGGCTGCAGGCCGTTGATGCTGGTGCGGGCCAGCAGCTCCAGCGTGCCGGTGGGGGAGGGGGAGAGCGTGATGTTTCCCGCGATGTTGATGCCGCCGCTGTAGGAGGTGGCGCGCAGCGTCGGCGCCATGAGTGCGAGCGCGGTGGCAAAGGGGGTGACCTGGGTCTCGGCCAGGCGCAGCCACGGCTGGTAGTTGGAGCTGGAGCTGTTGGTGCGCAGCTGCTGGCTGGAGGCCCACAGCAGAAGGAGCGGCTGGAAGGTGTTGTTCACGGTGGCGCCCTCCCGCAGCGTCACACTTCCCCCGAGGGAGGACACATTGACATAACTGCTGGCAGCGTAGGTGGAGAAGTAGCTTTTGAGGCGGTAGGTGTTGTTCACGCCCTGCGGCAGCAGCATGGCATTGGCCACCGGGCCCAGCAGCACGCTGCCGCGCGCGCTGACATCAAAGCCCCCCCTGCCCACAAAGAGCGTGGTCGGCAGCCAGGTGTTGGAATCCTGCACGGCATTGACTCCGGTGGTGATGTTGATGCTGCCGGTGGAGCGGGTGGCATTCGTGGTGATCTGGCCTCCGGCAAACAGCGTGCCCTGGCCGCGCTCCACGTAGTAAACGCCTGCGTCGATGTTGTTGCCCGCATAGACCTTGAGGTCTCCGCCGCCCAGCTCCAGCAGCGTCTGGTTCACCGCCAGCGGATTGGCCGTGGTGCCTTTGCTCATGCGCGCATTGGTGGGCGCCACGGCGTCCACATTGGTGATGTTGTTTCCGGCACGCAGGCTCACATTCCCGCCGCCCAGCGCGCCCACGCCTTCAAAGAAGTTGCTGTAGTCCACCCACCAGGAGGTGGAGGTGATGGCGCTGCCAAAGCTGGAGAGATCAAAGGCGCCCGTGGTGGGGTTCACGTAGCCACGGCGGTAGAGCCAGTTATTCGGCAGTTCGCGGGAGGAGCTGGAGCCGGTGCGCTCGATGTTCTGCCCGGCGGCCAGCGTCACATTGCCGCCCGCCACGCCGAAGTACATGCCGTAGCCCTGCTGCGCCGCGCCCAGCTGCGTGGTGCCGCCCGCCTGGCTGAAGGTGGACACATCAAAGGTGCCGCCCAGCGTGGGGTCCGCCACCTGCGCGCCCGCCGTGTAGATGGTGGCAAACTGGTTGGCCAGCTGGATGCTGCGCCCGGCATTGACGTCGATGTCTCCGCTGCCCGTGCGCACCACCTGGTAGAGACCGCGCCCGGTGCCGGAGGTGGCGCTGATCACCGCCGAGGTCACTCCATTGATGCCCGTGGTGGTGATCATGAGGCCGCCGTTTTTGCCAATGATCACCGACCCCGCGCTGCTGCCCAGGGAGGCCAGCGGCAGCGCCTGGCGGAAGTCCGCCGCCAGCACGTCCGCACCGGCGGTGATGCGGTAGGACCACGACTGCGTGTTCACCGGCAGCGCGGTGTTTTGCGCGCTCAGCGGCGCCAGCCACAGCCAGTCGGACTGCGTGCGGGTGCTGGCCAGCGTGGGTGTGAAGCCATCGCTCAGGGCGTTGAAAAAGTTGATGTTTCCAGAGGCGCGCAGCGTCAGCACGCCGGGCGCGCTTTTGGCTCCGAAGCGGAAGCCGGAGAGATCCCAGTCTGCTGCGGTGGTGGTGGCGGCGGTGCCCAGGGAGATGTCTCCGCCGCGATTGACGATCTCCACGCCCGGGGCCAGCACAAAGACGGAGCTCAGCGAGGAGTTGTTGGCCAGCAGGCGGTTCGTCATGGCCGTGTAATTGGCCGAGGTGCTGCCCGCCGCGCCGAGGAAAGTGTTGGCATTCGTCTGCAGCGTGGTGGTGGTGATGGCTTCGCTGGCGATCGCGGTGCTGCCGGCGCGGATGATGGCGTTGGCCTGGTTGAAGCTGTAAAGCCGGTAGCCTTCCACCAGGATGCTGGAGGCGTCGATGATGGTGCCGTTGATCGGGTTCACCAGCACGTCATTGAAGGTGCTGTTCTGCGGGGCGCGGATGTGCAGCCTGCCGCTGAACTGCCCCTGATACGCACTGGAGCCCACGACGGTCTGAGCTCCCGCCACCTTGGCCGCCACGGAGAGATCCAGCGTGGAGCCGGTGCGGATGTCCACCGAGCCCGTGCCTGCCACGCCATTGCGCTGCGTGCCAGACTCCAGCGTGATGTCTCCGCCCTTGCCGGCATTGTTGAAATTCTGCCCCGCCACCGTGAGCAGCGATCCGCTGCTGAGCGTCACACTGCCATTGGCCGCCAGATCAATGCTGCCGCCGGTGGTGCCTGCGGCATTGATCGTGCCGGTCACGGTGATGCTTCCCTGGTCCACCGCCAGATTATAGGTGGAGGCCTTCACCACGCCGTCCACCGTCACGCTGCCGGTGCGCACGCGGATGGTCTGGCTGAGCGTGAAGGAGGCGCTGGAGAGCGCCGCCGCCAGAGCGCTGGTGGTGGGCAGTGCGGAGGTGTCCAGCGAGAAGCTGCCGCTGCTGCCGCCAGCGCCGCCCTGCGCCTGGAGTGTGCCGCTGCTGCTGAAGGTGCCGTTCACCACAGAGACGGTGAGGCTGCCTGCATTGCCCCCGCCGCTGCTGGCCGCCACACTCAGCCCGCCCTGGGCGGTGATGTCCACGCTGCCTGCGTCCGCCGTCAGCAGCACGGAGCCGCCGTCAGAGTACTTGGTCTTGTCAAAAAAGGTCTGCGCCATGCCGGAGACATCCAGCAGCGCGCCCACGCTCACGTTCCCACTGGTGGCACGCACGGAGAGCACGCCGCTGGGCAGGCTGACTGGCGCAGAGAGCGTCACACCAGATCCTGCCATCCCCAGCGTGGCACCCAGGCCCGGTGTGACTCCCA is part of the Prosthecobacter vanneervenii genome and harbors:
- a CDS encoding tetratricopeptide repeat protein, with the protein product MADETDKTSAPAVTRREPTEMTLPGGFGSSVKFLGVLLVLLVAALVFGKKAWDARTHASSASLLKTAREAISRQDWTVAAENIRQAREAEPDDLTLLRVMVEYLDKTGLDPAFQLQALRRLHEAGQREPADLWVAGRASLRSGDVAGARTLLEKLPADLQATPEALELKAAILQQEGGDDQALKLQHLAAERTADDPLAAVRAAVLDAESVHSVQRASGMERLWTLAERTDKAGLAAMRFLVAQPGLTPPQVQELAHKVQAHREAGLADQLAVLSAQLRLEPAQRSSQIGDLVARHQSSSLEVKLVLARWLAAEREHEMLERLIPWEVVLKSEDLFPIAIQSLAEAGRWQQMSEVLRQHTLPMSEEGLAVWRALAASRLQPDMNEAQVQLKTAIKRAAATGNYGPLRAAAQVAEDLELWELALEGYQLLAQPKAGHELEMLEKCWQAATHLGDSTLLLDTARRQSTLRPTSALYAQRLDYLRLLRGEEIESVSSTAGGPGAPAILSALKAYRLGDRRQAAELLAAAQGTAVLEAGQRAVYAGLLAVLGDQARAFQLAEKISPRLLMAEEQAFLQKAL